In Brevibacillus brevis NBRC 100599, a single genomic region encodes these proteins:
- a CDS encoding Ig-like domain-containing protein — protein sequence MFADDKSGAFDANVVAIKTIDNVEAGNLSGKLSEDGKTLTVTTEKAVSKRYNVVIDGIKAKDGSAFAKYDEVVTFAADTTAPAIVSTVKDSASTFTVTFSEPLKQIGTVTYKYADGTPVTAGVSNNHVAGADKVTFTMTSEIAAGKTVVATIIGAQDTAGNLLTPNPATVTMVKGALDGVAPTVSAITQTGATTFTVKFSEQLAANPTISIEGTDVDAANVVKDATDATLYTVTAPAVLDGAKTVTVKKFNDLSGEVGADTSKVVVFTKDAAAPKVASSNVVVDATDSKQYLELTFDKDVKVATGKVNGTGTFVKDHITNKITVATDTEVKQDATNKKVVRVNLDALLGDTTTDVEGATYNLDLKFTNVTSAADVAVEDAKATFTRGKDGVPASDAVVKVTAVEQGTDNNKVNVTFDQAVDGASATNAANYKIDGAVVESVTLSPAVTANGATTQVAVLNLKAGSNEFTGTRNINISNVKALGSTKVMEPFHINTVELKENVAPVVTSAKLTGTKEITLTFSEAVVGGTEVDFEVLIEGKSQATAENVDAAVDATATNTAKVTIAEVDADKIKKGISLKALTSIDVKDAAGNVLSVPANIVVTQ from the coding sequence TTGTTTGCTGATGACAAGAGCGGTGCATTCGACGCTAACGTTGTAGCTATTAAAACAATTGATAACGTTGAAGCTGGTAACTTGTCCGGTAAATTGAGCGAAGACGGCAAAACTTTGACTGTAACTACAGAAAAAGCAGTTTCCAAGCGTTACAACGTAGTTATCGATGGTATCAAAGCTAAAGATGGCTCTGCTTTCGCTAAATACGATGAAGTTGTAACATTCGCTGCTGACACTACTGCTCCAGCTATCGTTTCCACTGTAAAAGATTCCGCTAGCACTTTCACTGTTACATTCTCTGAGCCACTTAAACAAATCGGTACTGTAACATACAAATATGCTGATGGTACTCCAGTTACAGCTGGTGTTTCCAACAATCATGTCGCTGGTGCTGATAAAGTGACTTTCACTATGACTTCTGAGATCGCAGCTGGCAAAACAGTAGTTGCGACAATCATTGGTGCACAAGACACAGCGGGCAACCTGCTCACTCCAAACCCTGCAACTGTAACTATGGTTAAAGGTGCTTTGGACGGAGTAGCTCCAACAGTTTCTGCAATTACGCAAACAGGAGCAACTACTTTCACTGTTAAGTTCTCCGAGCAACTTGCTGCAAACCCAACAATCTCCATCGAGGGAACAGACGTTGATGCAGCTAACGTGGTTAAAGACGCAACAGATGCTACTCTCTACACTGTAACTGCTCCAGCTGTACTTGATGGTGCTAAAACAGTCACTGTAAAAAAATTCAATGACCTCAGCGGTGAAGTTGGTGCAGACACTAGCAAAGTTGTAGTGTTCACAAAAGATGCAGCAGCTCCGAAAGTTGCTTCTTCTAATGTAGTGGTTGATGCTACTGATAGCAAGCAATATCTGGAACTGACATTTGATAAAGATGTTAAAGTTGCTACTGGTAAAGTAAATGGTACTGGTACTTTCGTAAAAGACCATATCACGAACAAGATCACTGTAGCTACTGATACAGAAGTAAAACAAGATGCAACTAACAAGAAAGTAGTTCGCGTAAACCTGGATGCTCTCTTGGGCGACACAACTACTGATGTTGAGGGTGCTACATACAACCTCGACCTGAAGTTCACTAATGTAACTAGCGCTGCAGATGTAGCTGTAGAAGATGCTAAAGCGACATTTACCCGCGGTAAAGATGGTGTGCCAGCTAGTGATGCAGTTGTGAAAGTAACTGCTGTTGAGCAAGGTACTGATAACAACAAAGTAAACGTTACTTTTGACCAAGCAGTAGACGGAGCTTCTGCTACGAATGCAGCTAACTACAAAATTGACGGCGCTGTTGTTGAATCTGTAACATTGTCGCCAGCAGTAACTGCAAATGGAGCAACTACTCAAGTAGCTGTTCTGAACCTGAAAGCTGGTTCTAACGAATTCACTGGTACTCGTAACATCAACATCTCTAATGTAAAAGCTCTTGGTTCTACTAAAGTGATGGAGCCATTCCACATTAACACAGTCGAACTGAAAGAGAACGTTGCTCCAGTTGTAACTTCTGCTAAGTTGACTGGAACAAAAGAAATCACTTTGACATTCTCTGAAGCTGTTGTGGGTGGAACAGAAGTTGATTTCGAAGTATTGATTGAAGGTAAATCTCAAGCTACTGCTGAGAATGTAGATGCTGCTGTTGATGCAACTGCAACAAATACTGCTAAAGTAACAATTGCAGAAGTTGATGCAGACAAAATCAAAAAAGGTATCTCTCTGAAAGCATTGACTTCGATCGATGTGAAAGATGCTGCAGGAAACGTTTTGTCCGTTCCAGCTAACATCGTTGTTACTCAGTAA
- a CDS encoding SLAP domain-containing protein: MFSFMKNFLGKDQQDLKKDIQEESAIDVAELKNTEVEMESNEQQEESVGGVEKIRTELSLSPIWESELDSEKKYTLRFLQEELPEMRKGMISVTGFSMIPQPNGMTVAMFFRNSTNKPVRIKNVGLAIYLDDNAFARIKVDLSDMGAIPPHTSRPWEVLFPEESYLHENFTFNRWKVVMKAGRNSHVWPRNLELDPEMESRMTDRQKDRLEALTQSLPMIPINTVQVTGFDIGMTKEGHLVAAMLFRNGMGHEYRPDEIKLTIADANGDLVATGVLDASSINVKPGYSRPWMIVFPPNLVKKPDADLKRWTLEVE; encoded by the coding sequence ATGTTTTCCTTTATGAAGAATTTTTTAGGTAAGGATCAACAGGATCTGAAAAAAGATATTCAAGAAGAGTCTGCTATCGATGTCGCTGAATTGAAAAACACCGAGGTCGAAATGGAAAGCAACGAGCAACAGGAAGAGTCTGTTGGTGGAGTTGAAAAAATTCGTACGGAATTGTCCCTGAGCCCGATTTGGGAGAGCGAGCTGGATTCCGAGAAAAAGTATACGCTTCGCTTTTTGCAAGAAGAATTGCCAGAGATGCGTAAAGGCATGATTAGCGTAACGGGTTTCAGTATGATTCCCCAGCCAAATGGCATGACGGTAGCGATGTTCTTCCGTAACTCCACGAATAAGCCAGTGCGGATCAAAAACGTTGGGTTAGCGATTTATCTTGATGATAATGCGTTTGCAAGGATCAAGGTGGATTTGTCAGATATGGGCGCAATTCCACCGCATACCAGCCGTCCGTGGGAGGTATTGTTCCCGGAAGAGAGCTATCTGCATGAAAACTTCACCTTTAACCGCTGGAAAGTGGTTATGAAGGCTGGTAGAAATTCGCATGTATGGCCGCGTAATCTGGAGCTCGATCCTGAAATGGAAAGCCGCATGACCGATCGCCAAAAGGATCGTTTAGAAGCGTTGACGCAGTCTTTGCCAATGATTCCGATTAATACGGTACAGGTTACTGGATTCGACATCGGAATGACAAAGGAAGGACATTTGGTAGCAGCGATGCTCTTCCGTAATGGGATGGGCCATGAATACCGCCCAGATGAAATCAAGCTGACGATTGCTGATGCTAATGGTGATCTGGTAGCAACAGGTGTACTCGATGCAAGCAGCATTAATGTGAAGCCGGGTTACAGCCGTCCATGGATGATTGTATTCCCGCCAAATTTAGTGAAAAAGCCTGATGCCGACCTGAAAAGATGGACGCTTGAGGTAGAATAG
- a CDS encoding accessory Sec system S-layer assembly protein has translation MLSFLKNLMGKKPTTNEVREQVQEESILSAADTEQSHQEAQQVHEDSTGVITTLSLHELWEKQLGAQEKYSLSFMAQELEPLQPGNISLAGTSLVPHDDGIEVVAFVRNSTDRPISLNEMTLVVLFGDQELFTRQSFDLSELGEIPPRSARPWSFVFAREHFLQVEVLLVNWKIAFEMAQKKMVLPQQLELEESWIKALTDEQKTSLIELAKNLPALKEGEVNIQSVQIRRTEIGALNVMLLIRNGSTQSLSFETLPLALYDASGDKVAEGLFELGNLTVNANTSKPWLFIFPPESIQKEELDLSRWKVSVPQGA, from the coding sequence ATGTTATCCTTCTTGAAGAATTTAATGGGGAAAAAACCGACAACCAATGAGGTGCGGGAGCAGGTGCAGGAGGAATCGATCCTTTCCGCTGCTGATACCGAACAGTCTCATCAGGAAGCGCAACAGGTACATGAGGATTCAACTGGCGTCATCACCACACTCTCGCTGCATGAATTGTGGGAGAAGCAGTTGGGGGCGCAAGAGAAATACTCGCTCTCCTTTATGGCTCAGGAACTGGAACCGTTGCAACCAGGAAATATTTCCTTGGCAGGGACTTCACTCGTTCCGCATGACGATGGGATTGAAGTGGTAGCATTCGTCCGGAACAGCACGGACCGTCCAATCAGCCTGAATGAGATGACGCTGGTGGTACTGTTTGGGGATCAGGAGCTGTTTACCCGCCAATCCTTTGATTTGAGTGAGCTCGGAGAAATTCCGCCGCGTTCTGCAAGACCGTGGTCGTTTGTATTTGCGAGAGAGCACTTTTTACAGGTTGAAGTTCTTCTCGTGAACTGGAAGATTGCCTTTGAGATGGCGCAGAAGAAGATGGTCCTTCCACAGCAGCTGGAGCTGGAAGAATCCTGGATTAAGGCGCTGACTGATGAACAAAAAACGTCCTTAATTGAATTAGCGAAGAACCTCCCCGCTCTAAAAGAGGGAGAAGTAAATATACAGAGTGTGCAGATTCGTAGAACCGAAATCGGTGCTCTGAATGTGATGCTTTTGATTCGCAATGGCTCTACTCAGTCGCTGTCCTTCGAAACGTTGCCGCTGGCGCTCTATGATGCAAGTGGGGATAAAGTGGCAGAAGGTCTGTTTGAACTAGGAAACCTGACTGTAAATGCAAATACGAGCAAGCCGTGGCTGTTTATTTTCCCACCCGAGAGCATTCAAAAGGAAGAGCTGGACTTGTCCCGTTGGAAAGTGAGCGTTCCCCAAGGAGCCTAA